A segment of the Panicum hallii strain FIL2 chromosome 1, PHallii_v3.1, whole genome shotgun sequence genome:
ACCCAACAGGCATATGTTCGCGGGCATGGAAAAATACCGCAAACTCGTCAGACTCGCTTTAGTAGCTGACATATGATCTCAAACCTAGGGTTTCATCTTATTCTCATTCATTTCCTCCCCCACACCAGACCCAGCCACCCCTTCCTTTTTGTGTGCCGCTAGGGAGATTTAGATGGCCAAGCGGGTCGTGCCTGATGGGCCGCACAGGACACGACACTAAAAACACTACACGAACACGACCCGACACGGTGGACATAGTGCCAGTGCCAGCACGGCATGGCTGTACTGTCGTGCATGCGAAACCCCGGCACGCAGTGCCAACACGGGCATGACATGACTAATAGGCTGGCATGGTTCGGTCCGTTACGGCCCATAAACTTCTCATCTAAATATTCCCCTCTTGGCCCTAATTCCCACCACTCCCTGCTTCCAACCAACCGCTGCCCttctcctccccctctctctctctttctctcgcGCGCGCGTCGGAGGTCCACTCGCCATCCCTGGCACGACCGCGGCcttcccgcgccgctcgccgtcccAGCCGCCGCAGGCGCCGCCTTCCCGCGCACGTCGCCGACGCACCGTCATAGTGCGCGGCGTCCTCTGCCTCCCGTGCCACTCGGCGtccccgccgctgcctcgaCCTCACGCGCCCCTCGtcatcgccgtcgccgccgccacaACCTCCCCGCGCCAGCCGCTGCCTTGCGCCCACCGACGTCGAGCGGGCCGTCGTGCCGGCACAACGCGACGTGCTTAGTGCCGTGCCTgggccggcacggcacggcacgcagtgccggcacggcacggcacgcAGTGCCGGCATGGCACGGCATGACTAAGCCTTCGTGCCAGTTGTGTCGCGCTAGAATGTGTCATGCCGGAGCTGTGCCTGTGCTGTGCGGCACGTTTGGCCATCTATGCAGGGAGACGCACGCCTAAGGCCCGCCCCCATGGCTCCCCTCCTAGGAACCCTCCCACTCGACCAAGCGCCGGCGGACTAGGCGGCCATTTCGTCGGCGGTGGCCCGCCCGTGCAGCGTCCGGCCGCAGCCGAGCGCCCGGcagcctcctcctccctccctctcggCCGAGTGCCCGACAGGCTAGTGCGCCGCCCGAGACCGGCTGCCTCGAGATCCGGCGGCGGCTCACTGCCCCCAGGCCGGCCGCCTCAAGATCCGGCGGTGGCTCGCTGCCCCCGGGCCGGCCGCCCCTAGATCGGCCGGCGGCTCACTGCCCCCAGGTCCGCCACTCGCTGCTGACGGCCACCTACTCGCCAAGCATGCCACCATGGGGCATCCCCTCATCCTTGCAGGAGTTGCTCGTCGACGCCCCCTATGGCCCTGCCTCCTTCCTCTTCCCCGGTCTTCCATGAACCATGACCACCTGCTGATTTGCTCATTTGTTCAATTGTATAGATATGCATTATTGATTAGTTGGTGTTTAATTGCTGTTTAGATGAATTTGTATACTTGATTTCCTTAAGCTGCGGGCACACGGGCATGCCCACGGGCACATGATGTCCGTGGATACCGGGTACGGGTATGTTTCTCTACCTGTTGCGGGTGGCGGGCGCGGGCACGGGTCTGGGTTTTAGCCCGCGGATACAGGTATACAACGCATGTATCCATGAGGATTTTACCCATTGCAATTTTACCTACATATACGGCCGCCTCATCTCACAACAAGGattatttttataatatttTTTGATGATTATTTGTGAAAAGAAGATGATCATTGTTATTTTATTTCTTTACTGTTGTTTTCTCGTATAGCACCAAGGCTGCTCCAGTACGATTGTTTCGTTCTTCGCCTAGCTACTATGTATAAGGATCCTTTCGCAGAAAAAAAAACTATGTATGAGGATCCATTACTTGTGCAAGAAAGCTAATTCCTTGCGATCTAGGATGGTTTTGCATTGCCTAGGTACGATATGTTCTTAATTATCCACGCCGGTTGGTCCGTTTCAGTGAAATTGGAGCTGGGCTCATATATAACGTATACGAGCCAACAAcgatgagtcccaaatattatCAACCATGAGCATAACTCCGAAACTATTCGTAATGGCTCTTATTGTGAAATAAATGAAAACATAATTATGGCAGGCCTAGATTTAGCCTATGTCTATCGTGGAGCACTAGTGAGGAAAAGAAGCACGAGGTAAGGTAATATACAAATTCATGATGAAATTAGAATTACAAAATAGTACATACATAGGGTCGGGGGTTGAATTTGGACCCTTATAAAGGTTCCAACTAACAATGCTAGGAGAACTTATATCAATTTGTATCTAAATGTGCTTTAGATTTATCTAGTGTGCCAGTGGTAGAGCATACTTGGTTTGGCGGAGCTTGATCCTTGTCATCACCTTGGATCCAGACACCAGCCCAAGATGgacttcttcttcctcctctagccGTCTGacgcaaaaagaaaaaaaggaaaaaacacTCCCACTCCAACCTCCAGTCGCTGACTCGCCGCTCCTGGCCACCTAGAACACCATGAGGGAGCAGGTAGGAGGGGGGTTTTACCTCACGAGTAGCTGGGGCAGCTGCCCCACTCTGCGGTATGGGGAGCTATGCCTCTGTGCTTATATATAACGCAAAAGGAGATCCGTAATCTAGTTCCGTTCCTATCAACTACACATGACAAATATAGTTAAATAAACACCCTAGCAACAAGGCAAATAAGTAAATACAGCAAGCGAGCCAAATAAACACAACACGAAAAATTTTGTCCCATGGTATCAATGTCAGTAGGACCATCCTAATTCACGTTACACGCTAAGAGTTACGCTCCCACGCCCGTCATCCACCACATGCCATGCCCTCCTTCACTAAGATGGAGACCGGTACATGTAGGTAAGAACCTTTAAATCTCCATACAAAACACTTGATGAGTAAACTTGTTAGTTTCATTGACTATATGTAGTCACTTAACACTAAAAACATAGTACACCCAAACTACGGCCATATATATTTACACATGAACACTAAAATTATCATACTAGTACGCAAATATTGCACAGTCGCCGGCCATCCCATGAGTCAAACTTGGCATGCTGCATGCAGGCAGAGGCATCCATGTTTAATTTCCTCGGAGAGAATTTCAACGGCACTCGCCCGGGCAGATCCCAGCAGCAGCAACTGGACTGGCCGCGCTGCTACTTGCAAGCACGATCGAGGGCATCGTTAATGCCGTTCATCTCCCAACTACAAACACCTCATTGAAGCATCCATGGGGCCAAACATGCATGGTCTAGAAGCCTGCAATCCCTACCCTCTCCATCTGCCTATAAATACGCTTGGTTGGCATGCATAGCTTCTCATCACACACACTCTCGCAGCTGAGCTGATCCACCACTGCAGTTGCAGATCGAGAAGCGAAACCATGGCGTCCAAGGCGCTCCTAGTGCTCGCGCTCCTGCTCGCTGCCGCCTTCCTTGTCGCCTCAGCTAACAACGAGCACACCCGTTAGTCCATGCACTCTCTAACTAGCTTTATTTCATTTCAGCCCGAGATTAATTAGAAGTAGATCGGGTTGtgtatttatatatttatatatacgTGTTGGACTGTGCATATATGAATGCAGAGCTGAAGGAGGAGGAGAACAAGCAGGCCGGCGTGCAGGActaccgcggcggcggcggttacCCGTACGGCCGCTACCCCGGCGGCGGCTGGCGCGGAGGAGGCTACCCCGGCGGCGGCTACCCTGGCCGCGGGGGCGGCTACcctggccgcggccgcggcgggtaCTGCCAGTGGGGGTGCTGCAACCGCGGCTACTACGGCggctgccgctgctgctcgcGCCCCGACGAGATCCCGGAGCCCATGTACCGCCCGGAGTTCGTCGAGGTCCACAACTGAATGAAGAAGAAGCTGCACCAACAGATGCGTGCAAAGTCTTGCTTGTTGCCACGTACTACTACGGCCTAAGTAGTCGATCGGTAAAAGTTTGGGTTCAACAATAAATGCAATTATGCATGTGCGTGTGCATGTATGTCGGTGTGGTGATTGGAGTCGACATTTGTCGTCGTGTTTAATTTCTCAGTTGGGATCGTTCAAATGGTGTGCTTGATGTAGAATGTAACtttcatgcatgcatgtataACAATGCATGCCATCGAATAAAAATAAGAGAGTCGTTGTTGCTATAGTCAGGTGACTTTTTTCCCTTTTTTAATAAATCTCGCTCAGTGGAGCCATATATGTGCTGCATGCCTCCTACTAATCTGAGAGAACTATTGAAATCAATGAAATGCTCGATCAGACACGTCGCTGTTTCAAAGGTTTAAGCCGTAAGCATGTCTCTCTGATCAAGCTAACAAGACTTGAGGGAGGACGAAGTTGCCTAGCTAGTTGGGGATGTCGATCGAGAATGAGGATGCAAAAGTAGACCGAATTGAAGATCATGCCCAGATCTATCTAAGCCATATTACCTCGTAGTTGAAGTGTAAACCGCGATCTTCGGAAACTTGACTATCAGATTAGTGCCCACTAGCTAGTCTCTCTAAGAGGTTGTCTGGTTGGATGCTAGAACGTATTAGCACAACTTTTGTGTATGTTTGGACATGTGGTTCCAGCAAAAGTTTAATCATGCTAATCTTTCCAAAGGAGGAGGTTCCATGTTTCCATTCACTAAGTAAAGAAAGGGTCTTTCATCCTCCACATTTGTCCCGGCTGTTGTAGGACCCGGGATTAATAAAGGCTTTAGTCCTGGGTCCAATAGTTAGGGGCTGGTGGGGAGCAGAGAGATGCCTTCTATCCCGGTTGGAGTCTCCAACCGGAACTAAAAGGTAGTATTTAGTCTCAGTTAAAGATCCCAACCGGGACAAAATACATTCACGGTGCGGGCTCCGACCTCTCTCGTTTTATTTAACTCTacctcccctctctccttcctcaACCTTATCTCTTCCTCCCTCGACATCTCCTCCCAGCCGCTGCACCCTCAAGCTTCCTCACCCTCCCTCCCTCAGCTTCCTCCCTCctcggcgcgggcgggggccgGTGAGCCACTGCTGGCGCGCGGCCGAGCAGCAGCCGTTGCAGCCGCACGTGGCCAGGCGCAGGGGGTGGGGACGCCCGCCGCCGTGGGATGGTGAGCCGGGGCCAGGCGCTGGCGGGAACGGGCGCAGGTCCGGGCCGacgagccaccgccgccgcacgcggCCAGGCGCAGGGGGGTGGAGACGCTCGCCGCCGTGGgtgatttttttcttttttttacttttttgAAATAGAGATGCATGTGGGATTGTAAGTTTTGTATCTGTATTGTGATGGATTCTTTGAATGATCTGCGGGATCTATTGGTTTTGTATCGATCGATTCAATATTTTGTAATTGATTTTTCGAATGACTGGCGGCACTACTAGTGAGGGATGTGAGGAGAACGGGAGGGGGTGCGAGCAGCGTGGACCGCCAGATCCGGCGGGCTGCGCAGCCAGATCCGACGAGCGGCAGCGTGGACGGCCTGGCCAGCCCCGGCTGGTAGTAGCCGTTTTTTTTGTTTTCAAAAAATTACATTAGTCATGGGTGAATAGCCGTCGGGAAAAAAAGTTTGGCACATTAGTCACGGATTAAAGCCGGTTCCCAATCGGAACTAGAAAGATTTTGTACTAGTGATTGCACCAAAGTTGTAGCAAGCTATGGTTCTCTTAGGCGATTCTAAATTGTGGCACTACTTTATTGGCCACAAGTTAGACACTATTGTTAAGGTCAAGGGCTTGTTTGGTTCTAAACTTGCTACACACAGGTTATTGTTAGACACTGGTTCATTGCAACTGCTACTGCTTGCTGTTCTTTCAGAGAAACCATGTGATGAACAAACTACTAGCTATCTGTTTTAGCAAAACCATGTGGCGGTGCGTACGTTGAAGTGAACCAAACAGGAGGAAGCAACTACAAGTCTAAAACATCAATGCATGGGCTAGTAACTTCTATAGGTATTCATTTTTCAGGGCCAACCAAAACAGGACTCAGCTACTACCACATCAAAGCATGGGCTAGGGCTACTAGCTAGTAAGTTTTTTAGGATTTATTTTCAAGGACCACACACAAAAATATATACGAACAGTGTTACCCAGTGCAGCGCCCAAGTTGCTTTTGGGTTGTGTCTTTCTGAGTGCCCGCCCATGCGACCATGCCGTTTGCAGAGACATATCCTATTCCTGCAGCCAATACACTGACAGAGAGAGAGACATCTTATCTTGAGATGAGCCGACCTAGCTTGTCAGCTCCAGCAGTTTGGCCACGTACGCGCTCTACAGACCACTGATCCATACCTGGATCCATCCACGAGGACCACGAAGCAGCTTGCATCGCATGCATGCTGCAGGGTCAAATGCTGGAAATGTCAACTCATTTGATGGAGCTGCCACTGCCATTAATTCGGCAGGCTGGAAGGTCAAGCCGGGGCCGGGCCATTCCAACCAAGGGCCTAGATCACGCCGTAAAGGCAAAATTTTTTTGCAAAAACGGCGTTTGTGTCTTTACGCATCTAAACGAATCGGcgtatttttttttttgcatttgGGCCTTGTAAACGCAAAAAATTTTTGCGACGaaatcttgccaatttgaagtactaaataaagtctatttacaaaactttttgcacagataggctgtaaatcgcgagacgaatctaatggtgctaattaatccataattaagcaataattagcggatggttactgtagcatcattgttgcaaaatatggattaagtaggttcattagattcgtctcgcgatttacagcccatccatgcaaaaagttttgtaaatagactttatttagtacttcaaattggcaagattccttcgaaaattttgcgtttacggcttttttgcgtttacggggtgggagccgtaaacgcaaaaactTGTAAACTTTTACAGCCCCCATTTTGCATTTATACATTTTTGCGTTTACAGGTCATCTAAACAAGCCCCAAACCGCACGACTCGACGAGAACCAGCCTCCCCGCCTCACGAGGCCCAATTCCATGGCCCAGCGAGATGAAAGCACCTTTCACGCAAGATGATTTTTCATCTTGTTTCAGTCTTGCAAAATGTTTTGGTATTGTTCTTACATTTGCTTATACATTTGGCGTACAACATTAGGCTGTGCAATCGGCGCACAATCTTACCTGCTAATAAAAATTGAGTTGCTGCTATCTGGCATGCAAAGAATGAAATCAAACTATATTTACCCAAAACTTTCTCCTTTGCTGCTGCTGTTTTGATTGTCCTTCCCCTTTCAGTTTGGACAGCCCTGATTTGTCGGCGATTTCACCGTGCAAGCTTGGTCCATTATGGTGGTTGGCTGTGATGTTATTTCTAATCAAGTGGTTAGATTGGAGACGCCATCTTCGATGCCTCCTTCGAaatcctcctccccctcctcctcctcctcctcttcctcttcctcctccggaaGAGCATCCTGCGGTCCAGGGCTTTGATAAGGCCCGTGCTTTTGCAGGCTCCAGTACATGATGCTTGCAGTAAGGGTGAGGGTCATCTTCGGATTCACCTGCCTCAACAAAACAGGAAGAGCAGACATTAATGCCAGTTGCACGGTATGCCTGGTGTCAATCTATAGAATCTGTTCAAGAAGATAAATTGGATATCAATTTTAGCACATCTTTCCTACAAATGAACTCAGTCATAATTTTATGAACATGTGAGTttatatactccctccgttttaaAATATAGATCATTTTAATTTTTTAGATTCATAACTTTTACTATGCATCTAAACATACATTTTAGAATCTAGGGGGTACAAGAAAACTAAACCGGCATTCCCGCCTTACCTTCATTATGTCTTCTGGCAACAAGAAGACAGTGCACCCTAGCTTCCTAGCAACACTGATGATATACGTTGCAttcatcttcttctcttcctctgCAAATATAAAAGCAAATGGCACAACACTCTTCATGCTAAACAAAAGTTTATACGATATGTGAAATCGATATGGGATAGGTGTATGTAGGAGCAGAGGTACGCACCATCCTCCCCCTTCTTCACCAAGCTCCAGTCAACAACCCTGCTCTGCACAGCACTTAGGAGCTCAAGGAAGAACACCCCATCAGCTATGCTCTTGTCCTAGAGAATCAAGACAAGTGATTAAAGCTAAGCGCGTGATACAATAGCTCAGTTTAGCTAAATAGCTAAGAAATCTTGATTGGTGAACCTTGAAGCTTTCAATGTGGGAAGTTTTGCCTGATTCCTTAACCCTATTGTTAGCCCATATGAGGATGTCAGCATCTGTGATCTCTTTCTCTTTAGAGTGGGATCTCAAATTCTTTAGCAATTGTAAGATACTGGTCCTCATGAGTTGCCACAGAAAAGCTGGGAATAAGAAAATTTTTAAAGAAATGTTAGTGCTAGAAAATAATATTTAGGAACATGAAGCATTTTTCTTCTAGAATAAAATAGCAGCTAAAAATAATTAATATCCTTACAAAAGCAAGCCATCTCCTATGTATGTATGTCttctcttcctttctttctatttttctttttttgacaAGTATATGTTACTACAGCACGCGATAAATTTTAATAGAGTAACTAAGAAATGAGTCTATTCAGGATGAGTAATGGAATGAGCAAGAGTTAGAAAGAAAATTGTGTGGAGCGCAAAAGCAACAACTCGAATAAGATATAAAAAAGTATATATATGTGCATGTATTTACCTAGAATTAATTTCTTATTTCCTTGCATAATGTCATTTCCTGCTACATTTACCAGAGAAAAATTTAACTCCTTCCCAATTTTGATAACCTGATTGCAGTTCTCCACCTTTCTAAATGGCATTATAATTGGCGGTTTAGATGCATGCTTCCAGTTGACTGACCTAGGAGAAATTTTATCAAGGACCTCTAGCAGGACCCATCTGCAAATGAACTTTGGTAAGATAGAAAAATATATACTAAAAAAATAAATTATTCTTAAATAAAGGGCTTACCCAGTTCTAACATCCTCAAACAAATTGTTTACATAAGTTGCAATTCCAAGACTGTTAATCCATAGGCGAAATGCTCTCTCTTCCCTAGATGCCTCGACATCATCAGGAGTATCTTCAACGGGAGCAACAGTGTTGGTTGATAGACCATTTCTGAAAAAGTTTGTAATCATCCCAGAAAATATGCATTAGTAAAGGGGTTTGCCAATTATAGTTTATTAAGATATTTTGAAGAGTCAAGCTTTTTTCTAAAGAAATAAATATTTAACCTTCAACTTACGGTGAGGGTGTTTTCTCAGTCCATGCATGTTCATACTAGTGTATGAAAAATTAATGAAAGACTAAAGTAGTAGAGATATTATGTATTTCAATAAACTTTCCTATATTTGTAATATTTTAGTTTAACGACAATCGTCCCTTCATAGTTTACTATA
Coding sequences within it:
- the LOC112878813 gene encoding glycine-rich cell wall structural protein-like; its protein translation is MASKALLVLALLLAAAFLVASANNEHTQLKEEENKQAGVQDYRGGGGYPYGRYPGGGWRGGGYPGGGYPGRGGGYPGRGRGGYCQWGCCNRGYYGGCRCCSRPDEIPEPMYRPEFVEVHN